The genomic region GCCTTCAGCTTCTTGCCGGAGCCGCCGGTGCCGGTGCCGTGCGGGCAGCCGGTCTGCGCCATGAAGCCCTCGATCACGCGGTGGAACACGATGCCGTCGTAGAAGCCCTCGCGGACCAGCTCCTTGATGCGCGCGACGTGGTTCGGCGCGAGATCGGGCCGCATCTCGATGGTGACGGGGCCCTGCGTGGTCTCGAGGATCAGGGTGTTTTCGGTGACGCTCATGCTCGTCTCTCTTGCGTTGGGGGTGAAGTCTTGTCCGGTGACGTCTTGCGGCTGCGGAACTGGATCGCGAATGGTCGCCCCGCAGCAGCGCCGGCCATTGCATCGGTAAATGGCACCGGCGTGCAGCGTTGCAACGCCTCCATCACCGCGATCCGGTATTGCAGCCGGTCATTGTCGGAGGCCTCCGCGGATTCATAGGTAATCCTCGGATGGCCCAGAATGTTTCCGGCCCGGTTAAAGCTCACGACGACGGTGATGTCGAGGGGGCGGGCCTTGGCCGGCGACGGCGGTCTCCAGCAGGTGCGCAGGTGCCGGAAGATGTCCTGGATCGTGTCGACCTCGGCGGCCTCCACAGCCGCATGGGAGGTGCCGAGCAGCAGCATCGCGGCAACCAGCACGAGCTTGCCACCGCGGCGCGCCATGGCCGCGCCTATTTGATGTCGGACGCGACCTGCACCTTCACCATCTTGTCGGGATCGGTGACGGAGCCGCCGGGCGAGCCGGGAGGCGCCTTCTTGAGCTTGTCGACGACGTCCATGCCCTGCACGACCTCGCCGATCACGGTGTACTGGCCGTCGAGGCTGCCGCCGTCGGCGAACATGATGAAGAACTGCGAGTTGGCGCTGTCGACGCTGTCGCCGCGCCTGGCCATGCCGACGATGCCGCGGGCAAAATGCACCTTGGAGAATTCCTGCTTCAGGTTCGGATATTTCGAGCCGCCGGTGCCGTTGCCATTCTGGCCGTCGCCCGTCTGCGCCATGAAGCCGTCCATGACGCGGTGGAATGGCACGTTGTTATAGAAGCCCTCGCGCGCGAGCTGCTTGATGCGTTCGGCATGCTGGGGCGCGATGTCGGTCCTGAGCTTGATGACGATGCGGCCCTTGGTGCTGTCGATCACGATGGCGTTGGCCTTGTCGAGATTTGCCGGCAATTGCTGTGCCGCCGCCGGCACCGCGAACAGAAGCGCGGCAAGAACTGCGAGAATTCGGATCATGACAACTCCGGATCAGAAAGAGAAAGCGCGCCGTTATCCAGCGAATTTGGCCTTGAGCAGGCTTGCTACAAGCGGCGGGACGAAGGCCGAGACGTCCCCGCCCATGCCGGCGATCTGGCGTACCAAAGTGGCGGTGATCGGGCGGACCATGGGAGAGGCCGGCAGGAAGACCGTATGCACCTCGGGCGCCATGGCCTCGTTCATGCCGGCG from Bradyrhizobium sp. CB1015 harbors:
- a CDS encoding peptidylprolyl isomerase — its product is MIRILAVLAALLFAVPAAAQQLPANLDKANAIVIDSTKGRIVIKLRTDIAPQHAERIKQLAREGFYNNVPFHRVMDGFMAQTGDGQNGNGTGGSKYPNLKQEFSKVHFARGIVGMARRGDSVDSANSQFFIMFADGGSLDGQYTVIGEVVQGMDVVDKLKKAPPGSPGGSVTDPDKMVKVQVASDIK